The Myxococcales bacterium genome includes the window GTGTGCACCACGCCGATTTTTCGCCGACGTGTGGCGATAGCCAAGCGCAAACCGGCGAAGCCTGCGACGGCGCCGACCTCGCTGGCAATACTTGTGCAAGCCAAGGTTTTGAATCGGGCGCGCTGGGATGCGATGCCGACTGCGCGTTTGACACCTCGCAATGCAACACCGGCGCCGAGATTACGCAGTGTCGCGACTTGCCCGCCGCGCAAAGCGGCACCTGCGATACTACGGTGCCCGCCTCGCCCAACGGCAAACGCTTGCTCGTTGGCAACGTGCTTGGCCCCGATGGCGTGTTGGCTGGCGGCCACGTGCTCGTAGGCACGACCGGCCTCATTGAGTGCGTCGGCTGCGATTGCGGCGATCAGGCGGGTGCGGCCACGGTCATCACCTGCCCTGGCGCCGCGATTTCGCCGGGCCTGATCAACACGCACGACCATATTACCTACGCGCAAAACAGCCCCTACACCGATACCGGTGAGCGTTACGAACACCGCCACGACTGGCGCCGCGGCGCTCGCGGACATACCAAGATTCCGGCGTCTGGCAGCGCAAGCGCGGACCAAGTGCGATGGGGCGAGCTGCGCTTTTTGTTTGGCGGTGCCACCTCAACGGTGGGTTCGGGCAGCGCGACGGGGTTTCTGCGCAATCTAGATGTCGCCAGCGCGCAAGAAGGCCTTGGGCAAAAGCCGGTGAACTTCGAAACGTTTCCGCTCGACGACTCCGGCGGCACGATGCGCACCAGCGATTGCAACTACGGCGGCGACGCCGATACCTCGAGCACTATCGCCAATGACGACGCATATTTCCCGCACGTCTCCGAAGGCATCGACAACGAGGCGCGCAACGAGTTTCTTTGCCTCGCCAGCGGCTCGTACGACACCGCGGCACCGGGCCTGAGCAGCGACTTGGTGGTCCCGCAAAGCGCCTTCATCCATAGCATTGGCCTGCGCGCCAATGACTACGGCCAGATGGCTGCCGACGGCACCGCGCTGATTTGGTCACCGCGCTCGAATATCACCCTGTATGGCGACACCGCGCAGGTCACCCAGGCTGCGCGCCTCGGCACCCTGCTGACCATTGGCACCGACTGGGTGCTAACCGGCTCGTACAACTTGCAACGCGAGCTGCAGTGCGCCGCCGATCTCAACGACACCTACTATGGCGGCTATTTTTCACACCGCGACCTGTGGAAGATGGTCACGGTGAATGCCGCGATGGCGTCGGGCATCGACGACGTCACCGGCGTGCTAGCCGTCGGCAAGCAGGCCGATATCGCGATCTTTGCGGCTGGCGAGTTTTCTAACTTTGGCGCCGCCATCTTTGCCAAGCCCGAGGCCACGGCGCTGGTGATGCGCGGCGGAAAAATCTTATACGGCGAGGCCGACGTCGTCGCCGCCAGCGCGAGCGATTGCGACGCCATCGAGGTGTGCGGCGAGGCCAAGCAACTCTGCGCGCAAAGCGAGGCCGGCAAGTCGCTGGCGGCGCTGCAGGCCGCCAATGCCAGCTCGTACCCAATCTTTTTCTGCGGCGCGCCGGACAATGAGCCGAGCTGCTCGCCGCAACGCGAGGTCTCGGTGAACGGCTCGACGACCTACACCGGCATCGTGTCCGCAAGCGACCTCGACGGTGACGGCCTCGGCAATGACGCCGACAACTGCCCGAACGTCTTTAATCCAATTCGCCCGGTCGACAACGGCGCGCAAGGCGACTTCGACGCCGACGGCGAAGGCGACGTCTGCGACGTCTGCCCGCTCAACGCCGACACCACCAGCTGCTCGTCGATTAACCCAAATGACAGCGACGGCGATGGCGTGCTCAATGCGGCGGATAACTGCCCAGAGCTTGCCAACGCCGACCAAGCCGACGCCGATAGTGATGGCAAGGGCGACCTCTGCGATGCGTGCCCGAACCAAGCCAATCCAGGCAGCCAGGCCTGCGGCTCGACGATCTACGCGATCAAGAACGGCACCGTCGCGGTTGGCGCGGCGGTGGCCTTGCCGGCGGCGGTGGTTACCGCGCGCGGCACGCGTGGTTTCAACCTGCAAGTACGGTCGAGCGACGCGGGATATGCCGGCGAAGACTACTCCGGCATTTTTGTGTTCGACAACGGTACCCATGCGCTCGCGGTTGGCGACCTCGTCGTCATGTCGTCGGCGACGGTGGCCGACTTCTTTGGTCAACGCCAACTGCAAAATGTCACCGGCGTGACGGTGCTAAGCAGCGGCCAAGCGCTCGCACCAGCCATTGCCGTGACGCCCGCTGAGGTCGCAACAGGCGGCGCGCGTGCGGCGCAGCTCGAGGGCACGATCGTCTCGGTGGTTGATGTCGCCGTGACCGACATCGCACCTCCGCTGGGCAGCGGCGATAGCGCGCCGGCCAACGAATTCGTGGTCGGTGGCGGCTTGCGCATCAATGACTTTCTTTATCTAACCTCGCCATTTCCTGCGCTAGGCCAAGGCTACGACGCGATCACCGGCGTGCTGGCGTTTCGCAACGGCAACTCCAAGCTTGAGCCGCGCGGCGCCGCCGATGTGGTGGCGACCCTGCCGACGGGCCCGGCGTTCCTTACGGGCCTCTCGCCCGCGACCTCGACGATCGCGGCTGGCGGCACCGTCACGCTGACAGTGACGCTGAACTATGCCGACGGCGCCGAGCACGTGGTTGCGCTGTCGCAAACGCCGGTGAGCGGCACCCTGCCTGCCACGGTCGTCGTGCCCGCAGGCCAAAGCACGGCGACGTTCGCCTATACCGATACCTCGGGCGCGGGCACCGTAATTACCGCGACGCTTGATGGCGTTAGCTTGCAAGCCACGGTCAACGTCAGCGCCGGTGCGACCGGCCTGGTGATCAACGAGATCGACTACGACCAGGTGTCATCGCCCGATGGGGCGTCGTTTATTGAGATTTACAACGGCACCAGCGGCGACGTGGCGTTGGCCAACCTCGCGGTGGTCCTGGTCAACGGCGCCAACGGCCTCGAATACAACCGCTTCGCGCTCGCCGATGCGGGCGCGACGTTGCCTGCGGGCGGCTACTTGCTCATTCACAACAGCACGGTCGCCGCGGGCGGCGCGCTGTCGATCATCGCCTCGGGCGACTTTATCCAAAATGGCGCGCCCGACGGCGTCGCGCTGATCGATACCTCCACGCAGACCTTGGTCGACGCCCTGTCGTATGAAGGCAGCCTCACCTCCGCGACCATCACTGGCTTTGCGGCGCCGGTTTCGCTGGTTGCCGGCACCGCGACGCCTGCCGGCGACAACGGCGACCCTGCCCGCTCGCTGGCGCGCATCACCAACGGCGCCGACTCCGGGGATGACAACGTCGATTGGGTCACCACGGTGAACATCACGCCTGGCGCGGCGAACCTGCCGTAAGCAGCGCCAGCAGGCCGCAGGTCAGCACGGCGATGCCCAGCGCGCGCGCCGTGCCGTCGCTGGCTGCGCCGACGATGGCGGACACCGCCGCCGACAACGTAAATTGCAGCGTGCCCATGAGCGCTGAGGCCTGGCCTGCTCGCTCGCGATGGTGCTCAAGGGCAAGCGCGGCAGCGTTGCTGCCAACGGCGCCGATGGGCGCCAGCATGGCAAAGGTGGCGGCGGCGAGCAGCGCGACCGATTCTGGCCGCAGCCAGGCGGCGGCGCAGATCGCGGCCCCCGCGGTGGTGTAGGCCAGCATCGCGCGGCGCAGCAGGCGCGCTGGTGGATGCGCGGCAAGCCAGCGAATGTTGAGTTGCGACACCGCAATCATGCCGGCGGCATTGGTGCCGAAGAGCACGGCAAACGCCGCCGGCGCCAGGTGATGGCCGTTGACAAAAATAAACGACGACGAGGTGACGTAGGCAAAAAGCCCCGCCGAGACCAGCGAGGAGGCGAGCGCATAGCGGACGTATTGGCGATCGGCGAGCAAGGCTCGAAAATGAGTCCACACACTCGGGCGCTCGAACTGATCCGTCGCGGCCTGGTGCGTCTCGGGAAGATAGCGCCACACCACCACGGCGCAGGTGGAACCGATGCCCGCGAGCACCGCAAACACCGCGCGCCAACCGGCGACGCCGAGCACTGCGCTGCCCAGCAACGGGGCCAACATCGGCGCGGCGCCCATGACAAGCATCTGCATGGAAAGCATCTTAGCGATGTCGCGCCCGCTGTATAGATCGCGCACGAGCGCCCGCGCCACGACAATGCCCGCTGCCCCGCCGCAAGCCTGCAAGATGCGCAAGCCCATCAAGGCGTAGACATCTCGCGCCAGTGCGCAGCCGATCGAGGCGAGTACATAGAGACCCAGACCCCATAAAACCGGGCGCCGCCGCCCCACGCGATCCGAAATGGGTCCCCACACCAGCTGCGCCGCCGCCAGCCCGATGAAAAAGGCCGCCAGCGTGAGCTCGGTGTTGGCGCGGCTGGCCTGCAGGTCGCGAGCTATGGCCGGCAAGGCCGGCAAATACATGTCGATAGACAGCGGCGCAAACGCCGCCAGCATGCCGAGCAGCAGCGCGAGCCCCCAGTGCGGCGATACGCCTTTCGCCATGCAGCCTTATAGTTCGGCCGCGTGCATAATACTAGGGTCACTCCAGGCTCCCAATTAGCCTGTGATTACCGTTTGTTAGATCCGGTGCTGCGTAGTCACTATCGCTTGAACGTAATAACGCAGTAGCGTAGTTAACCAGTTGAAATAGCCGAGGAATTTTGGGCCGAGAGTGACCCTTCATTCGCATTCAGTGGTGTACCTCGAAAACGATGTACCGTTTTCCCGTCTCTGGTGCTTCCCATTCCGTGGCAACGTATACCGTTGCGTTGGGGTAGGCATCGAGTTCGAACCCTGCATCAGGATCTTCTGCGACATGATCCTCTATCTCTCGCCAAAACTTTTCAGAATCTTTCGGTGGTACGAATTGAAGCGAACAGTTCAGACGAGCAACAACAAGTTGACAAGAAGCTGCGCTTATCCTGCTAGCAACATTCCTCTTTTTTATTGAGCCCATTGCTATCGCGGGGAGATCGTTTCCCGATTCGTCAAACAGTTTACTCAAGGGTAACGAGACAATCCGACGGGGCGAAATGCGTTTGACACTTTCAATGAAACCACTCTGTTTTTTTCGGTTCACCATGATTGAGCACCCGCGCCGATTCCGTTTTATATAGAGAATGACTTGAGATGGCGCGGGCACTCTCGCCCAGAAATACAATGTACATTGCGGTTAGTCATGACAGGTGGTGCGTGAGTGCGTACACCAACAGTGACTACGCAGTAGCCATGCTAGCTCATCGAAATTACACCGAAAAAGGCACCTTGGAGTGACCCTGCTTAAGCGATATTCGCGCGCATGCCAGGGGCTTCGCGGCCGGTGGAGGTGACGTATTCGTCGTAGGTGCCGGGGTAGATGCGGGGGCCGGCGGAGGTTAGTTCGAGGACCTTGGTGCAGAGGGCGCGCAGGAACTGCCGGTCGTGGGAGACGAAGACTAGCGTGCCTTCGTATTCCTTGAGCGCGTTGACGAGGGCGCGCTTGGTGACGATGTCCAAATGGTTGGTCGGTTCGTCGAGCACGAGCAGATTAGGCGCGTCGTAGAGAATCTTGGCGAGCGCCACCCTAGCCTTTTCGCCGCCGGAGAGCACGCGCACCGGCTTTTGCACGTCGTCGCCGTGGAAGCCAAAGGCGCCGGCGAGGTTGCGGATGGTGCCAATGTTGGCAGCCGGGGCATGCTCTTGCAGCTCCTCAAAGACCGTGCGATCTGACGACATTTCTTCCATCACGTTTTGCGCGTAATAGCCCATCGTCACCGCCGCGCCGAGTTCGGCCACGCCCGCGTCGGGCGCTACTTTGCCGGCCATCATCTTGAGCAACGTGGTCTTGCCGGCGCCGTTTTCGCCCATGATCGCCCAGCGCTCTTTGCGCTGCACGGTCATGGTAAAGGCGTTGTGCACCACGCGCTCGCCATAGCGCTTGGTGACGGCGGCGAGGCGAATCACGTCATCGCCCGAACGCGGCGGGGTGCGAAACTCAAAAGACTTTTCGATGAGCCGACGCGGCGGCTCAACCTTTTCGATCTTATCGAGGCGCTTGACCCGCGACTGCACCTGCGCCGACTTGGCGGCGTGGGCGGCAAAGCGCTCGATGAAGCGGCTCTCCTTGGCGAGCATGGATTGTTGGCGGGCGTAGGCCGCCTCGCGCTGCACCACTTCTTGCGCGCGCTGCGCCTCGTAGAAATCGTAGTTGCCGGTATAGACGCGAATCTCGCCGCCGTCGATCTCGACGATCTTCTTGACGACGCGATTCATGATATCGCGATCGTGGCACGTCATCACCACGCAGCCGTCGTAAGCCTTGAGGAAATCCTCCAGCCACAAGATGGATTCAATATCGAGGTAGTTGGTCGGCTCATCGAGCAGCAGCACCTCGGGCTTGGCGAGCAAGATCTTAGCCAGCGCGACGCGCATCTTCCATCCGCCCGAGAGCGTACCTACGTCGTTGCCGAGCTGCGCCTGCGCAAAGCCAAGGCCATGCAAGATGGTTTGTGCATTGCTCTCGAGCTCGTAGCCACCGAGCGCCTGATAGTGCGCCTGCACGTCGGAGAACTGCTCGATCACCTGCTCGAGGTCGTCGCCCGCGGCCTCCATGCGCGCGGTGAGCTGCGCCAACTTTTCGCCGAGTTCGGCAACCTCGCCAGCGCCAAAGATGGCCTCTTCCAAGATGGTCTTGCCGGCCATCTCGCCGACGTCCTGGCGAAAATAGCCGATGGTCAGCTTCTTGGGTCGCTCGACCACGCCATCGTCTGGCGCCTCGGCGCCGACGATCATGCGAAACACCGTGCTCTTGCCGGCCCCATTGGCGCCGACCAAGCCAATTTTCTCGCCGGCGTTGAATTGAAACGAGGCATCGGTAAAGAGGATTTGCCCCCCGTACTGTTTGCTGACGCTGGAAAATGCGATCACCGGCGTCTCTTAGCACACAACGACCAACCTAGTGATTCCCCTTCACGTAGATCTGCCGCAAAACAGGGTGCCCGTGGTGTCGAATTGCGTTGAGCCGCCGGGGCCGGCCCGCTAGGGTCCGCCGAAATGAGAAGCATTCAAGGCAAGGTCGTGTTGGCGTGGGTTGTGGGCTTGCTGGTTTGCGGTTGCGGGCCAACCAACCCGGCGCCCGGCACGATTCCAAGCGGCTGTGACCAAGGCGCCATCGGCTGTTTTCCCGACGGCGAAGGCCAGGCCGTCTATACCTGCCAGCAAGACACGTGGGTAAAGTACGAAAGCTGCGAATTTGGCTGTGTCACGGATATCGGCTGCACGGTGTGCACGCCCTTCCAAAGTTCATGCGATGGCGGCGTCGAGCACATTTGCCGCGCCGACGGCAGCGGTTTTGACGACAACGAATGCGACCCGGTGCAGGGCATGGCCTGTGACACCGCGGCGGGCCGTTGCGGAGGCGATTGCTCGCTGACGAGCCTCGGCGCCAGCTACGTCGGGTGCGAGTACTATCCGACGATCACCGACAACACCCTTTTGTTTGGTGACTTTACCTTCGGCGTGATCGTTGCCAACGCTGGCGATACCGACGCGAATATCCGCCTCGAACGCGTCGGCGGCGGCAGCCCAGATGCCTTTGTGCTCGCGGCGCGAGGCGTCGAGGTCAGGCGCCTGCCGATGGAGCAAGACGCGGTCTATCGGCTGCGCTCCGATCAGCCGGTCGTCGCCTACCAGTTCAACCCACTCGACTACTTCAGCGGGACCAGCTATTCGTACACCAACGATGCGTCGTTGCTGCTGCCGCGCAATGCGCTTGGGCGCGACTACATGGTCGCCGCGTGGCCGACATGGTCCGGCTTTGGCGGCTTAGTCGCGATCACCGCGGCGCAAGACGACACCAAGGTCACGATTTCGACGACGGCCTATGCCACCCCCTTTGGCAGCCCTGGGGAATCTTTTACGCGCACCCTGCAGCGTGGCGAGTTGCTGCAGCTACTCTCGGCCAGCACCGCGAGCGGCACGACCGGAGACCTCACGGGTACGCGCGTTACCGCGGACAAGCCCGTGCAGGTCATCGGGGGCCATAACTGCACCAACATCCCGATGAACATCACCGCCTGCGATCATATTGAGGAAGTGCTATTCCCGGTCAATACGCTGCGCGACGCCTACGTTACCACCTCGCCACAGGCCCTCAGCGTCGCGGCGCCCTATATCGTGCGCGTCGTCGCGGTCGAAGACGATACCGAAATAAGTTATGCGCCGGCGATCGTAGGGGCGGCGACGCAACTCGACCAAGCCGGCGAATTTATCGAATTTCAGACCGATCGAGATGTTGAAATCACGAGCAACAAGCCCATCCTAGTGATGCAATACATGCTTGGCGCCGATCTGGTTGGCACTGGTGATCCGGCGATGGCGCTTGCGGCGCCAATCGAGCAGTGGCGTAACGACTACCTTTTTCACGCACCGGTCAACTACGCCACCAACTACGTCAATGTCGTGGCACCCACCGGCGCGTCGGTGCTGCTCGATGGTTTGCCAGTGGTCGGATTTGAACCCGTAGGCGCCACGGGTTGGGCGGTCGCGCGCGTCGCGCTCGACAACAGCGGCGACGGCAATCATGAAATGACCTCGAGCGAGAAATTCGGCATCAGCGTCTATGGCTATGGCGACTACACCAGCTATTGGTATCCCGGCGGTCTCGACCTCGAGCCCGTTGCCGTCGAGTAGGTCCGGCGCTTAGACAGCGCCTCGCGACAGCCCGTCCGCACAAATCTGTGGTAATGCCACCGCCTTATGTCGACGATCCTAACCGTGCAAGGCGTCACCAAGCGCTTCGGCACCAGGCAGTTGCTTAAGGGCGTCTCGTTTGCGATCGCCGAGCGCGAGCGTGTGGCGCTGATTGGCGCCAACGGCAGCGGTAAATCCACCCTGCTGCGCATGTTGGTGTGCGCGATCGGCGGTGCTGAGCAGGCGAGCGCCCTGCCCGGTGGCGCGCCGATGAGCACCGCCGAACGCGAGGCGATGGAGCCTGATGATGGCGTGATTACGTGGCGCAAGGGCCTGGTCGTGCGTTACGTCGCGCAGGAGCCTGCGTTTGCCAGCGAGGCGACCGTGCAAAGCGTGCTGGATGGCAGCGGCGCCGCGGCACACGACATCGCGTCGATCCACTCGAGGATGGCGATGCCGCCGATGAACACGCGCATTGATTCCACTTCGATTGGGGAGCGACGCCGGGTCGCCCTAGGCGCCGCGCTGCTGTGCGCGCCCGATGTGCTGTGCCTGGACGAACCGACCAACCACCTCGACATGCAGACGATCGAGTGGCTCGAGCAACACCTAACCGGTTTTGCTGGCGCGCTGCTCTTGGTGACGCACGATCGGTATTTTCTCGATCGGGTGGCGAGCCGCATCGTCGAGATCGAGCACGGCGTTTCCTATAACTACCCCGGTGATTACACTGAGTTTTTGTTTAAGCAGGCAGAGCGCCACACGGTCGCCAGCCAACACGAGCACGAGCGCTCGATGTTTGTGCGCCGCGAAATCGAGTGGATCCGGCGTGCCCCGCAGGCGCGCGGCACCAAGGCCAAGGCGCGGATCGAGCGCTTTGACGACGCGCTGGCCGCCGCCCCCTCGCCCGATGAGGCGACGCGCAAGCTGGCGCTGCGGCTGCCGCCCGGTCCGCGCCTAGGAGGCACCATTATCGAACTCAAAGGCGTCACTAAGTCGCACGGCGACAAACGCCTGTTTAGCAACCTGACGCTGACGATGAAGCCAGGTGACCGCATTGGCATCGTCGGCCCCAATGGCGTCGGCAAGACCACGCTCATTCGCACCATCTTGGGCGAGCTGCCGCCGGATGCCGGCACGGTCAAGCTGGGGCAAAATACGCAGATCGCCTACATGGACCAATCGCGCAGCGCGCTCGACGACAACGCCACGGTGCTGCAAGAAGTCGCCGATGGCAGCGACTACGTGGAGCTGCCCGACGAGCGGGTGCACGTGCGGACGTTTCTCAAGATGATGCTCTTTCCGGACCCTTCGGGCATGACGCGGGTGGGCCAGCTATCGGGCGGAGAGCGCAATCGCGTCCAGCTCGCCAAGCTGCTGCGCCGCGGCGGCAACGTGCTGGTGCTCGACGAACCCACCAACGACCTGGATATCGTCACCCTCGGCGCGCTCGAAGACGCGCTGATCAACTTTCCGGGCTGCGCGCTGATTGTGTCGCACGACCGCTGGTTTCTCGATCGCGTCGTCACCGGCATCTTAGCGCTAGAAGGCGATGGGTACGCCGAGTTCTACGAGGGCAGCTACACGAGCTATGCCGAGAAGCGCAAGGGCGAACAAGCGGCGGCGTTGGCCGGCAACACGGCCGGCACCACATCAACCGCCAGCGGCGCAAGTCGCGGCCGCGCCACCAAAGATCGCCCACGCAAGCTGACGTTCAAAGAGCGTGCCGAGCTCGCCGCCATGGAGGCGACCATCTTGGCCGCCGAAACCGCGGTCACCGACGCCGAGGCGGTGCTCAACGATCCCGAGACGCATCGCACGCGCCGCGGCGAGATTGCCAAGTTGACCACCGGGCTCGAGGCGGCGCGCCGCGAGGTCGAACACCTCTACGCGCGGTGGCAAGAGCTAGCCGACGTAGCTGCCGCCGAGCCAATGTAGGGTAGCGACGGCGCGGCCATTTTCATTTTAGCACGATGCCATCAGCGGCGAGGTCTGCGGCGCTGGCCTCGCGTGCGGTGGCATCTCCACCATGAGGATACCAGCCGTCGAACGTATCTCCCTGGCGCCGCACCTTAATTACGGTGAACATGCCGCCCATGTCGATGATGCCGTGGGGGCCAAGCCCGCCTCGCATCGCGACCGAGTTGGCGGGGACGGGCATTTCCATTTCGGCCATGTCCCACATGCCGGTCTGCCCCATTGGCATATAGCCAGGCGCGTGACGCATGATCTGGCCGCCGACGCCGCGGGTATCGACACCCACCATGTTGGGCGAGCCATGCCCCATCTGGTTCATCGCGTGGTGGGTCATATGACAATGCAGCGGCCAATCGCCCGGCGCGCGCGCGACAAATTCAATGGTGCGAGTTGCACCCACCGGCAGCAACGTGGTGGTCTCGGGCACGCGGGCGCTGC containing:
- a CDS encoding thrombospondin type 3 repeat-containing protein, whose product is MPASPNGKRLLVGNVLGPDGVLAGGHVLVGTTGLIECVGCDCGDQAGAATVITCPGAAISPGLINTHDHITYAQNSPYTDTGERYEHRHDWRRGARGHTKIPASGSASADQVRWGELRFLFGGATSTVGSGSATGFLRNLDVASAQEGLGQKPVNFETFPLDDSGGTMRTSDCNYGGDADTSSTIANDDAYFPHVSEGIDNEARNEFLCLASGSYDTAAPGLSSDLVVPQSAFIHSIGLRANDYGQMAADGTALIWSPRSNITLYGDTAQVTQAARLGTLLTIGTDWVLTGSYNLQRELQCAADLNDTYYGGYFSHRDLWKMVTVNAAMASGIDDVTGVLAVGKQADIAIFAAGEFSNFGAAIFAKPEATALVMRGGKILYGEADVVAASASDCDAIEVCGEAKQLCAQSEAGKSLAALQAANASSYPIFFCGAPDNEPSCSPQREVSVNGSTTYTGIVSASDLDGDGLGNDADNCPNVFNPIRPVDNGAQGDFDADGEGDVCDVCPLNADTTSCSSINPNDSDGDGVLNAADNCPELANADQADADSDGKGDLCDACPNQANPGSQACGSTIYAIKNGTVAVGAAVALPAAVVTARGTRGFNLQVRSSDAGYAGEDYSGIFVFDNGTHALAVGDLVVMSSATVADFFGQRQLQNVTGVTVLSSGQALAPAIAVTPAEVATGGARAAQLEGTIVSVVDVAVTDIAPPLGSGDSAPANEFVVGGGLRINDFLYLTSPFPALGQGYDAITGVLAFRNGNSKLEPRGAADVVATLPTGPAFLTGLSPATSTIAAGGTVTLTVTLNYADGAEHVVALSQTPVSGTLPATVVVPAGQSTATFAYTDTSGAGTVITATLDGVSLQATVNVSAGATGLVINEIDYDQVSSPDGASFIEIYNGTSGDVALANLAVVLVNGANGLEYNRFALADAGATLPAGGYLLIHNSTVAAGGALSIIASGDFIQNGAPDGVALIDTSTQTLVDALSYEGSLTSATITGFAAPVSLVAGTATPAGDNGDPARSLARITNGADSGDDNVDWVTTVNITPGAANLP
- a CDS encoding multidrug effflux MFS transporter: MAKGVSPHWGLALLLGMLAAFAPLSIDMYLPALPAIARDLQASRANTELTLAAFFIGLAAAQLVWGPISDRVGRRRPVLWGLGLYVLASIGCALARDVYALMGLRILQACGGAAGIVVARALVRDLYSGRDIAKMLSMQMLVMGAAPMLAPLLGSAVLGVAGWRAVFAVLAGIGSTCAVVVWRYLPETHQAATDQFERPSVWTHFRALLADRQYVRYALASSLVSAGLFAYVTSSSFIFVNGHHLAPAAFAVLFGTNAAGMIAVSQLNIRWLAAHPPARLLRRAMLAYTTAGAAICAAAWLRPESVALLAAATFAMLAPIGAVGSNAAALALEHHRERAGQASALMGTLQFTLSAAVSAIVGAASDGTARALGIAVLTCGLLALLTAGSPRQA
- a CDS encoding ABC-F family ATP-binding cassette domain-containing protein, with product MIAFSSVSKQYGGQILFTDASFQFNAGEKIGLVGANGAGKSTVFRMIVGAEAPDDGVVERPKKLTIGYFRQDVGEMAGKTILEEAIFGAGEVAELGEKLAQLTARMEAAGDDLEQVIEQFSDVQAHYQALGGYELESNAQTILHGLGFAQAQLGNDVGTLSGGWKMRVALAKILLAKPEVLLLDEPTNYLDIESILWLEDFLKAYDGCVVMTCHDRDIMNRVVKKIVEIDGGEIRVYTGNYDFYEAQRAQEVVQREAAYARQQSMLAKESRFIERFAAHAAKSAQVQSRVKRLDKIEKVEPPRRLIEKSFEFRTPPRSGDDVIRLAAVTKRYGERVVHNAFTMTVQRKERWAIMGENGAGKTTLLKMMAGKVAPDAGVAELGAAVTMGYYAQNVMEEMSSDRTVFEELQEHAPAANIGTIRNLAGAFGFHGDDVQKPVRVLSGGEKARVALAKILYDAPNLLVLDEPTNHLDIVTKRALVNALKEYEGTLVFVSHDRQFLRALCTKVLELTSAGPRIYPGTYDEYVTSTGREAPGMRANIA
- a CDS encoding IgGFc-binding protein, with the protein product MRSIQGKVVLAWVVGLLVCGCGPTNPAPGTIPSGCDQGAIGCFPDGEGQAVYTCQQDTWVKYESCEFGCVTDIGCTVCTPFQSSCDGGVEHICRADGSGFDDNECDPVQGMACDTAAGRCGGDCSLTSLGASYVGCEYYPTITDNTLLFGDFTFGVIVANAGDTDANIRLERVGGGSPDAFVLAARGVEVRRLPMEQDAVYRLRSDQPVVAYQFNPLDYFSGTSYSYTNDASLLLPRNALGRDYMVAAWPTWSGFGGLVAITAAQDDTKVTISTTAYATPFGSPGESFTRTLQRGELLQLLSASTASGTTGDLTGTRVTADKPVQVIGGHNCTNIPMNITACDHIEEVLFPVNTLRDAYVTTSPQALSVAAPYIVRVVAVEDDTEISYAPAIVGAATQLDQAGEFIEFQTDRDVEITSNKPILVMQYMLGADLVGTGDPAMALAAPIEQWRNDYLFHAPVNYATNYVNVVAPTGASVLLDGLPVVGFEPVGATGWAVARVALDNSGDGNHEMTSSEKFGISVYGYGDYTSYWYPGGLDLEPVAVE
- a CDS encoding ATP-binding cassette domain-containing protein, with product MSTILTVQGVTKRFGTRQLLKGVSFAIAERERVALIGANGSGKSTLLRMLVCAIGGAEQASALPGGAPMSTAEREAMEPDDGVITWRKGLVVRYVAQEPAFASEATVQSVLDGSGAAAHDIASIHSRMAMPPMNTRIDSTSIGERRRVALGAALLCAPDVLCLDEPTNHLDMQTIEWLEQHLTGFAGALLLVTHDRYFLDRVASRIVEIEHGVSYNYPGDYTEFLFKQAERHTVASQHEHERSMFVRREIEWIRRAPQARGTKAKARIERFDDALAAAPSPDEATRKLALRLPPGPRLGGTIIELKGVTKSHGDKRLFSNLTLTMKPGDRIGIVGPNGVGKTTLIRTILGELPPDAGTVKLGQNTQIAYMDQSRSALDDNATVLQEVADGSDYVELPDERVHVRTFLKMMLFPDPSGMTRVGQLSGGERNRVQLAKLLRRGGNVLVLDEPTNDLDIVTLGALEDALINFPGCALIVSHDRWFLDRVVTGILALEGDGYAEFYEGSYTSYAEKRKGEQAAALAGNTAGTTSTASGASRGRATKDRPRKLTFKERAELAAMEATILAAETAVTDAEAVLNDPETHRTRRGEIAKLTTGLEAARREVEHLYARWQELADVAAAEPM